Part of the Mycolicibacterium mageritense genome is shown below.
GATCCCGCTGGCCATCCACCCCGCGATGACGTTCACGGGATCCGACGAGGACATCGCGCGGCTGCCCGACACGTGCTTCGGCATCACCGCGGCCGACGAGATCGGCTACGCGATCGGCCAGTCGCTCGTGCTCGAGATGGGCGGCGAGCCGTTCCGCGTCCGCGAAGACGTCCGGACCCAGTACCACGCGGCGCTTGCGCACGCCAGTAACCACCTGGTCACGCTGGTGCTCGACGCTGTCGCGGTGCTGCGCGAGTCGCTGCGCGGCCAGGAGCTGCTCGGGCAGGAACTCGTCGGCGACGAACCGGGCGGCTTGGCCGAACGGGTGGTCGCGCCGCTGGCGCGCGCAGCGCTGGAGAACGCGTTGCAACGCGGCCAGGCGGCCCTCACCGGACCCGTGGCCCGTGGTGACGCCGCAGCGGTCGCCGCACACCTGCGCGCCCTGCGTGATCTCGACGAGGACGTGGCCGAGGCCTACCGGGCCAACTCATTGCGCACAGCCCAGCGTGCCCATGCATCCGACGACGTGTTCGAGGTGCTGGCAGAAGCGAGGACAACGTGATCAACAGCAAGGCGCCCGCGTTCACCGCCGGTGAGCTCAACGTGTATTCCCGGCCCCGCGACGTCACCGCGGTGACGGGTGCGCTGCGGGCCACGGGACGCCGGGTCAT
Proteins encoded:
- a CDS encoding Rossmann-like and DUF2520 domain-containing protein, with the protein product MEQPPARGSGPYEGLRPARLTVGIISAGRVGTALGYALERAEHVVVACNAISEASRLRARRRLPDTAILPLHEVAQRAELLLLTVPDAELAGLVDELATTGAVRPGTIVVHTSGANGVGILGPLTDRGGIPLAIHPAMTFTGSDEDIARLPDTCFGITAADEIGYAIGQSLVLEMGGEPFRVREDVRTQYHAALAHASNHLVTLVLDAVAVLRESLRGQELLGQELVGDEPGGLAERVVAPLARAALENALQRGQAALTGPVARGDAAAVAAHLRALRDLDEDVAEAYRANSLRTAQRAHASDDVFEVLAEARTT